A portion of the Sphaerochaeta pleomorpha str. Grapes genome contains these proteins:
- a CDS encoding 4Fe-4S binding protein, with translation MKPTTEEIKELKGQGFLKNRSVDSFSARIITKNGCLTADQLKSACEASNRYGNGMVTMTSRLTIELPGIAFETIPSFKKYIAGQGLETGGTGHKVRPVVSCKGTTCTFGLCDTQSLALEIHQRFYVGYQSVTLPHKFKIACGGCPNNCVKPDLNDFGIVAQKIVSLDSAKCKACKICKAQVACPLTAITKAGKATIERGICNNCGRCIEHCPFSAIVGEETRFSVYLGGRWGKRVRIGTRLTALYSRAEVLDMVEKALLLFIQQGSKGERFASLVDRLGTETIQLVLEGNTLLEQKEAILHDGQ, from the coding sequence ATGAAACCAACCACTGAAGAAATAAAAGAGCTGAAAGGACAAGGGTTCCTAAAAAACCGGAGTGTCGATTCTTTTTCGGCCCGAATCATTACAAAGAACGGTTGCCTTACCGCAGACCAGCTGAAAAGTGCCTGTGAAGCTTCCAACCGGTATGGCAACGGCATGGTAACCATGACCAGCCGCTTGACCATCGAATTGCCAGGCATTGCATTTGAAACTATCCCATCGTTTAAAAAATACATTGCAGGGCAAGGCCTTGAGACCGGAGGTACAGGACATAAGGTGCGCCCTGTGGTCAGTTGCAAAGGAACCACCTGTACCTTTGGCCTATGCGATACCCAGTCGCTGGCCCTGGAAATCCATCAGAGGTTCTATGTAGGCTATCAATCGGTCACACTTCCCCATAAGTTTAAGATTGCCTGCGGGGGCTGTCCGAACAATTGCGTGAAACCGGATCTCAATGATTTTGGGATTGTTGCCCAAAAAATTGTTTCTCTCGACAGTGCAAAATGCAAGGCCTGCAAAATCTGCAAAGCACAGGTGGCGTGCCCCCTCACGGCAATTACCAAGGCAGGCAAAGCTACGATAGAGAGAGGCATCTGCAATAATTGCGGACGCTGCATCGAACATTGTCCTTTCTCTGCAATAGTCGGGGAAGAAACGCGGTTCTCAGTGTATCTCGGGGGAAGATGGGGCAAACGTGTACGGATCGGAACCAGACTCACTGCTCTCTATTCGAGAGCCGAGGTGCTCGACATGGTGGAAAAAGCCCTTCTGCTTTTCATTCAGCAAGGTAGTAAAGGTGAACGGTTTGCCTCTTTGGTCGATAGGCTCGGTACAGAAACCATACAGCTCGTGCTGGAAGGCAATACCCTGCTCGAACAGAAAGAAGCAATACTTCATGATGGACAATAG
- a CDS encoding ABC transporter ATP-binding protein, which yields MLSLESIYTSYGQKQILENLSIGFPKASFVAIIGKNGCGKSTLVKTACALVKPTKGKVLLDGKERKAYGEKPWAQKVSMLSQMQSNPSLSVETLVMHGRFPYQHFSRNPSERDWHIVQKAIQRMDLEKLRYKNLQSLSGGERQKAYLAMVLAQDTDYVFLDEPTTFLDLGFQREIICLMQELRDEGKGVVAVLHDINSALLYCDAICLMENGKILSYDSPGHTEQSALISKAFSVQTEKVQGKNGYTYLFF from the coding sequence TTGCTTAGCCTCGAATCCATATACACAAGTTACGGTCAAAAGCAAATACTCGAGAATCTATCCATCGGCTTTCCCAAAGCCTCATTTGTTGCAATCATCGGCAAGAATGGTTGTGGGAAATCTACGCTTGTGAAAACAGCCTGTGCCCTTGTCAAACCAACGAAAGGAAAGGTTCTTCTGGATGGTAAGGAACGAAAGGCTTATGGCGAGAAGCCCTGGGCTCAAAAGGTATCGATGCTTTCGCAGATGCAATCAAATCCTTCCCTCTCTGTTGAGACCTTAGTCATGCACGGAAGATTCCCCTACCAGCATTTTTCCCGAAACCCTTCAGAGAGAGATTGGCATATCGTGCAAAAAGCCATCCAACGAATGGATCTTGAAAAACTCAGGTATAAGAACCTCCAGTCACTGAGTGGGGGCGAACGGCAAAAAGCCTATCTGGCTATGGTTCTGGCCCAGGATACCGACTATGTATTCCTCGATGAACCGACAACCTTTCTTGACCTCGGCTTCCAAAGAGAAATTATCTGCCTTATGCAGGAACTAAGGGACGAAGGGAAAGGGGTTGTTGCCGTACTGCATGATATCAATTCTGCCCTGCTTTATTGTGATGCTATATGCCTGATGGAAAACGGGAAGATCCTCAGCTATGATTCCCCTGGGCATACTGAACAATCAGCATTGATCAGCAAGGCCTTTTCGGTACAGACTGAGAAGGTCCAGGGGAAAAACGGGTACACCTATCTGTTTTTCTGA
- a CDS encoding ABC transporter substrate-binding protein has protein sequence MNKRQWLGFLCLQLLLVSILLSCSRTDTGTKNLRAGTYLQFTDALGNSVTLAAKPKRVISAFGSYCEAWLEAGGEIIGVTNDVISQRDFSIDRNTAIIGTVKHPSIEAIIALEPDFVLLSADIPSHLVLSDILTQSGIAHAFFKVEHFEDFLSMLNILTDITGRKDLYRKNGLEVQEQIQSLLAKRTYRVQKPTVLLVRCSALSVKALASDTMINVMLTELGADNLVSRRPSLLSDLGMEAILEENPDFILAIAMGDSDQANQAMKEYFASNPAWKDLKAVQQAHYLFLPKELFQYKPNARWSESYAYLENIIF, from the coding sequence ATGAACAAAAGACAATGGTTGGGTTTTCTTTGCCTACAACTTCTGCTGGTATCAATCCTGCTGTCTTGCTCCCGAACCGATACCGGTACTAAAAACCTGCGAGCAGGTACCTATCTCCAATTCACCGATGCCCTTGGCAACTCTGTCACACTCGCAGCAAAGCCCAAAAGGGTAATTTCAGCCTTTGGCTCGTATTGCGAAGCTTGGCTAGAGGCGGGGGGAGAGATTATAGGCGTTACCAATGATGTGATTTCACAACGGGATTTCTCGATCGATCGCAATACGGCCATCATCGGGACAGTCAAACATCCCAGTATAGAGGCCATCATTGCCCTCGAGCCAGATTTTGTATTACTCTCAGCCGACATTCCTTCCCACCTAGTTTTATCGGATATTTTGACACAGTCGGGAATTGCCCATGCCTTTTTCAAAGTAGAACATTTTGAGGATTTTCTTTCGATGCTCAATATCCTCACTGATATCACAGGCAGAAAGGATCTGTACAGGAAAAATGGACTTGAAGTGCAAGAACAAATCCAGTCTCTTCTGGCAAAAAGGACCTACCGTGTACAAAAACCCACGGTTTTACTCGTCCGCTGTTCTGCACTCTCAGTCAAAGCCCTTGCTTCCGATACCATGATCAACGTGATGCTTACAGAATTGGGGGCTGACAACCTGGTAAGTCGCCGCCCTTCTTTGCTATCTGATTTGGGAATGGAAGCTATTCTGGAAGAAAACCCTGATTTTATCCTTGCCATTGCCATGGGAGACAGCGACCAGGCAAATCAAGCAATGAAAGAATACTTTGCCTCGAATCCTGCATGGAAAGACCTTAAGGCAGTGCAACAAGCCCACTATTTGTTTTTGCCAAAAGAGCTCTTCCAGTACAAACCGAATGCCCGTTGGAGTGAAAGCTATGCATACCTTGAAAACATTATCTTTTGA
- a CDS encoding AMP-dependent synthetase/ligase — protein MASKKVSEKRWDFLEEFRGKDFQGEWPTIVEMFNITVKRYPNNRCYSAFVPKNEVFTFLEVQGIVKRLANYLISHGVKKGEKIAVSGKNSPEWAIAYLGILFAGAIVVPLDNTFRDGEMEKLLAFADVDRIFADADRLKTLDSKNTLGLVEKISLEICKDFPFVLDCQVEEEQEREKADVLDTAAILFTSGTTGTPKGVMLSHRNLVSDAYLAQGNMWIYPEDVFYAILPIHHAYTMLSVFFVSMSVGAEVVFGKKLVISQVFKEIREGHVTMFLGVPMLFNKMIGGLMNGIREKSIILYGIIRFLMSVSGFLKKVFKVNIGKKMFGFLLKKLSLENNRICISGGGPLPSSTFKMFNELGIDFVQGYGLTETSPITHLNPVEAYIETSVGKAIPGVEVKIVDPDSDGNGIIYLKGSMVMQGYYKNPEATAEVLEDGWLKTGDVGHQDANGYLYLTGREKNVIVTEGGKNVFPEEIEDHFQLYNEIDTICVCKYNIDVKAKKEGIRALIYPSETYREKMEKENGTSSKALIAHRMEEIVAEVNKELPVYKKITRVQVVDEPFEMTSTKKVKRFVVAQKYKD, from the coding sequence ATGGCAAGCAAAAAGGTATCCGAAAAACGTTGGGATTTCCTTGAAGAATTCAGAGGAAAAGATTTTCAAGGGGAATGGCCTACTATTGTTGAAATGTTTAATATCACAGTAAAGAGGTATCCTAATAACAGGTGCTATTCGGCCTTTGTTCCCAAGAATGAGGTATTTACCTTTCTTGAAGTGCAGGGTATCGTCAAACGGTTGGCCAACTATCTAATTAGCCATGGTGTCAAAAAAGGTGAGAAAATCGCTGTATCGGGAAAGAATAGTCCCGAATGGGCCATTGCCTATCTTGGAATTCTTTTTGCAGGGGCCATAGTCGTTCCCCTTGACAACACCTTCCGCGACGGGGAAATGGAAAAATTGCTTGCCTTTGCCGATGTCGACCGCATTTTTGCCGATGCAGACCGACTGAAAACCCTTGATTCAAAGAATACATTGGGCTTGGTTGAGAAAATCAGTCTGGAAATCTGCAAGGATTTCCCATTTGTCCTTGACTGCCAGGTCGAAGAAGAGCAGGAAAGAGAAAAAGCCGATGTACTGGATACTGCAGCAATTCTCTTTACCAGCGGGACTACCGGGACGCCCAAAGGGGTGATGCTCAGTCACCGGAATCTGGTTTCAGATGCCTATCTTGCCCAAGGGAACATGTGGATCTATCCCGAAGACGTATTCTATGCGATTCTTCCCATCCACCATGCCTATACCATGCTTTCGGTATTCTTTGTTTCGATGAGCGTCGGTGCCGAAGTAGTCTTTGGAAAGAAACTGGTGATCAGTCAGGTTTTCAAGGAAATACGCGAAGGTCATGTAACAATGTTTCTCGGCGTCCCCATGCTCTTCAACAAGATGATTGGCGGCCTGATGAACGGGATCCGGGAAAAAAGTATTATTCTCTATGGAATAATCCGGTTCCTGATGAGTGTCTCCGGTTTCCTGAAGAAAGTATTCAAGGTGAATATCGGCAAGAAAATGTTTGGGTTCCTCTTGAAAAAGCTTTCCTTGGAAAATAACAGGATCTGCATTTCCGGTGGTGGGCCGCTTCCTTCCTCCACCTTCAAGATGTTCAATGAACTGGGCATAGATTTCGTCCAGGGCTATGGCCTTACCGAAACCAGTCCCATCACGCACCTCAATCCCGTTGAGGCCTATATCGAAACCTCGGTAGGCAAAGCGATTCCTGGTGTCGAGGTAAAAATCGTTGACCCCGATAGCGATGGCAATGGTATTATCTACCTCAAGGGTTCGATGGTCATGCAGGGATATTATAAGAATCCCGAGGCTACGGCCGAGGTCTTGGAAGACGGTTGGCTGAAGACAGGGGATGTCGGTCACCAGGATGCAAACGGGTACCTCTATCTGACCGGGCGGGAAAAGAATGTCATTGTCACTGAAGGTGGCAAGAACGTCTTCCCCGAGGAAATCGAGGACCATTTTCAGTTGTATAACGAGATCGACACTATCTGTGTATGCAAATATAATATTGACGTGAAAGCAAAGAAAGAAGGTATCAGGGCATTGATTTACCCTTCTGAGACCTATCGTGAAAAGATGGAAAAGGAAAACGGAACATCGAGCAAAGCCCTTATTGCCCATCGGATGGAAGAAATTGTAGCTGAGGTTAACAAGGAATTGCCGGTTTATAAAAAGATTACCCGTGTACAGGTTGTCGATGAGCCGTTCGAAATGACGAGTACGAAAAAAGTTAAGCGCTTTGTAGTTGCACAGAAGTACAAGGACTAG
- a CDS encoding YhbY family RNA-binding protein: MNSSVRSFLKAKAQNLKPVVMVGKGGVDPRIVTALDEALTSHELVKVKFQAFKDEKRTLAEQLAVDTKSELIGIMGFIATFYRDSENHLMHFPKELLRKGE; encoded by the coding sequence ATGAATAGTAGTGTACGGAGTTTTCTGAAGGCAAAGGCCCAGAATCTAAAACCGGTCGTAATGGTCGGTAAGGGTGGCGTAGATCCCAGGATTGTTACTGCCCTTGATGAGGCTCTCACCAGTCATGAACTGGTGAAGGTGAAGTTCCAGGCTTTCAAGGATGAGAAGAGAACCCTTGCCGAACAGCTTGCAGTCGATACAAAGAGCGAGTTGATCGGTATCATGGGGTTTATTGCAACCTTCTACCGCGATAGCGAAAACCACCTCATGCATTTCCCAAAGGAATTACTGAGGAAGGGGGAGTAA
- the amrB gene encoding AmmeMemoRadiSam system protein B, with protein sequence MNMHKSEHHAIFYPQDKDELEEACTKREPKKSLTKLPASILVPHASYDWSLDLLHDGFAGAQTLHPQLVVLLGSLHQEQLQGDLPCFIFAPSGDGVSIPTGKVLFPTELRDELTARFSDALSLQDSYFIEEPCIELTLPMIHSYFPQVPVLPFLMGNLDARQVRTLSALLSQIAEETKDVLFVVSANVTAILPSEIATEQARQFASLLKAGAPLLEEQRHGKVSSCGISALEALRGQTWGSSHWDFISFQCKDQKFDEVPDTFDEKDKIVWHCAALRGEA encoded by the coding sequence ATGAACATGCATAAAAGCGAGCACCATGCTATTTTTTATCCACAGGATAAAGACGAACTCGAAGAAGCCTGTACCAAAAGGGAGCCAAAAAAGTCACTGACAAAACTGCCAGCCTCGATCTTGGTTCCCCATGCATCCTATGACTGGTCCTTGGATTTACTACACGATGGATTTGCCGGGGCACAGACCTTGCATCCGCAACTGGTTGTTTTACTGGGATCTCTGCATCAGGAACAATTGCAGGGTGACCTGCCCTGCTTCATCTTTGCACCAAGCGGGGATGGTGTTTCCATTCCTACGGGAAAGGTACTGTTCCCGACAGAACTACGGGACGAATTGACTGCGCGGTTTTCCGATGCGCTTTCCCTTCAGGACAGCTACTTTATCGAAGAGCCCTGTATTGAGCTCACATTGCCAATGATTCACAGTTATTTCCCCCAAGTCCCGGTTCTTCCTTTTCTGATGGGGAATCTTGATGCAAGACAGGTCAGGACTCTTTCTGCCCTACTTTCCCAGATTGCTGAAGAGACAAAAGACGTCCTGTTTGTTGTATCGGCAAATGTGACGGCTATTCTTCCCTCAGAAATTGCTACGGAACAGGCAAGACAGTTTGCTTCTCTGCTCAAGGCGGGAGCCCCGCTTTTGGAAGAGCAAAGGCACGGGAAGGTTTCTTCCTGTGGGATTTCTGCGCTTGAGGCCCTGAGAGGGCAAACATGGGGAAGTTCCCATTGGGATTTTATATCCTTCCAATGCAAAGACCAGAAATTTGACGAAGTACCCGATACGTTTGACGAAAAAGACAAGATAGTCTGGCATTGCGCTGCACTGAGAGGAGAAGCTTAG
- a CDS encoding LysR family transcriptional regulator, with translation MTIRDVRIFCEVVETLSMSKAAENLDCAQPTVSHVIAGIEADYGVRLFERFSKRLYLTEDGQYLYSHARDLLCVYDEIDTNLGAYSHPVLVRIGATITVGSSVMPALCCTFEKEHTNLNLKVVVDNTKTIEQLLLENKLDLALVEGTVSNTDLVTDPVVSDELVLVMSPDFPFSFQNSCRAEDLAGLPFIFREEGSGTRQRFIEFLSAHKTNVQEKWVCHSSDVILNAVKSGLGLTVISSRLVSKDLQMGKLRKIQLADANFVRAFSLVYHKDKFFTPQLEALVKKIKTLE, from the coding sequence ATGACCATACGTGATGTTAGGATTTTCTGCGAGGTAGTCGAAACCCTTTCCATGAGCAAGGCCGCTGAAAACCTTGACTGTGCCCAGCCAACGGTAAGCCATGTGATAGCAGGAATAGAGGCTGACTATGGGGTTCGTTTGTTTGAACGGTTTTCAAAACGTCTGTATCTGACCGAGGATGGGCAATACCTGTATTCCCATGCACGTGATCTTCTTTGTGTGTATGATGAGATCGATACAAATCTTGGTGCATACAGCCATCCAGTGTTGGTAAGAATCGGAGCTACGATAACCGTGGGGAGTAGTGTCATGCCTGCCCTCTGTTGCACCTTTGAAAAGGAACATACAAATCTAAACCTCAAGGTTGTTGTCGATAATACCAAGACTATCGAACAACTCTTGCTCGAAAATAAGCTGGACCTTGCCTTGGTTGAAGGGACGGTATCGAATACAGACTTGGTTACAGATCCTGTAGTCTCTGATGAACTGGTTTTGGTCATGTCCCCTGATTTCCCATTTTCCTTCCAAAACAGCTGTAGAGCAGAAGATTTGGCAGGGTTGCCTTTTATATTCAGGGAAGAGGGGAGTGGAACGAGGCAAAGGTTCATTGAATTCCTTTCGGCGCACAAAACCAACGTGCAGGAAAAATGGGTGTGTCATAGTTCGGATGTTATCTTGAATGCCGTAAAGAGTGGGCTAGGGTTGACAGTAATTTCTTCTCGCCTGGTCAGCAAGGATTTGCAGATGGGGAAACTGAGAAAGATTCAGCTGGCTGACGCAAATTTTGTGCGTGCTTTTAGCCTCGTCTACCACAAGGACAAATTTTTCACTCCCCAGCTTGAGGCTCTCGTGAAGAAAATCAAGACACTTGAGTGA
- a CDS encoding bifunctional folylpolyglutamate synthase/dihydrofolate synthase produces MEKQTTHYTTRTYRLDRMHAILKYIGHPELDYKKIHIAGSKGKGSTASFLASALHALGYKTGLYLSPHLVDYRERFTLGGTFFDDEMLIQAGNELFSRLEGFTFSDEWGETTPTTFELYTAYAFLLFSLAKCQWAVIETGLGGRLDATNTIIPEASVLCPIELEHTKILGNTIGAIAFEKSKIIKKGVPSFVGFETKEAYDVFKKEAREQGSPIRFLSQELESYSYKTTKEGEKVSYVWKDGSSEHLSLKMLGQVQAQNCALALLVLKTLGLTNEHTLEALEQNSLPGRFQKIGTEPDVFLDGAHTIHSLQGLFESFSQLYGKGNTLIYGALEDKDHRGMCSLVLQYFDHIIVSKPGSYKKSDISLIAETFKSLAKENHQDIGLFLVEDNQEALSLALETTPGEKAILVCGSFYLAGGIKIAYDKLRRNNVPKLA; encoded by the coding sequence TTGGAAAAACAAACCACCCATTACACCACCCGCACCTACCGGCTGGACAGAATGCATGCAATCCTAAAATACATCGGACACCCCGAGCTTGATTACAAGAAAATCCATATCGCAGGTTCGAAAGGCAAAGGCTCTACGGCAAGCTTCCTTGCCTCAGCCCTACACGCCCTCGGGTATAAAACCGGTCTGTACCTTTCCCCCCATCTGGTCGATTACCGGGAGCGTTTCACACTAGGCGGGACGTTCTTCGATGACGAAATGCTCATACAGGCAGGTAATGAACTCTTTTCCCGACTTGAAGGATTCACGTTCTCCGACGAGTGGGGCGAAACCACCCCTACTACATTCGAACTCTATACAGCCTATGCTTTTTTGCTTTTCTCCTTGGCCAAATGCCAGTGGGCTGTAATCGAGACAGGCCTTGGGGGTCGGCTTGATGCAACAAATACGATTATTCCCGAGGCAAGCGTCCTTTGCCCTATCGAGCTCGAACATACCAAAATTCTGGGCAATACCATTGGGGCCATTGCCTTTGAAAAGAGCAAGATTATCAAAAAAGGCGTTCCTTCCTTTGTAGGATTCGAAACCAAGGAAGCCTATGATGTTTTCAAGAAGGAAGCGAGGGAACAGGGTAGTCCCATTCGATTCCTTTCCCAGGAACTGGAAAGTTATAGTTACAAGACGACCAAGGAAGGCGAAAAAGTTTCCTATGTGTGGAAGGATGGTTCGAGCGAACACCTTTCGCTGAAGATGCTTGGACAGGTGCAGGCACAAAACTGTGCCCTAGCCTTGCTGGTGCTTAAAACCTTAGGCCTGACCAATGAACATACGCTTGAAGCCCTCGAACAGAATTCGCTTCCCGGACGATTCCAGAAGATTGGGACAGAGCCCGATGTGTTTTTAGACGGTGCCCATACCATCCATTCCCTGCAGGGCTTGTTTGAATCGTTCTCCCAGCTGTATGGAAAGGGGAATACTCTCATCTATGGGGCCCTGGAAGACAAAGACCACAGGGGAATGTGTTCCTTGGTGCTTCAATATTTCGACCATATTATCGTTTCGAAACCGGGGAGTTACAAAAAGAGTGACATTTCCCTGATAGCTGAGACTTTCAAATCCCTGGCGAAGGAGAACCATCAGGATATAGGGCTTTTTTTGGTAGAAGATAACCAAGAAGCACTTTCCTTGGCTCTGGAAACGACTCCTGGTGAAAAGGCAATTCTGGTGTGCGGCTCATTCTACCTTGCAGGTGGCATAAAAATAGCATACGATAAGCTACGGAGAAACAATGTCCCTAAATTGGCGTGA
- a CDS encoding NFACT RNA binding domain-containing protein, whose protein sequence is MSLNWREIALIVEELPFEDSVLQGVVQHDFHSLSWNFYHFQHGRWTLYTEMGTPYSRLHMVTRPLAVQQFTKTAKLQRFIQFCRANLEGGRVISVTQVPFDRLVKLVLDNHGKRINLYLRFYSGPGANIIATDENNEILDLLYRRPGRDEKSGSQFILPPEKTEDLKDFSVRERVEGSFNRQIEDEYSKSSNEETLHQVLNKVTVKGDRLLKQLEATANSLKRKMLENGKFETYKLYGDLLSSNIHLLKPHAETITLEDWTTKKPLTIALEPKLSPNANITLFYDRYQKAKGTYENAKAEYEKARQELETTREKYEQILTLTGNETKDIQRLKRELGSETADKPTVVPSVGLTIKSGLYTLLVGRNAKENEELLRHYAKGNDYWMHTRDCPGGYVFIKYLKGKTVPLEVLLDAGNLALVFSKAKKDGKADLYYTQVKYLRKPKGAKAGLVLPTQEKNLSVVLDEGRLARLLLEDEHA, encoded by the coding sequence ATGTCCCTAAATTGGCGTGAAATTGCTTTAATCGTTGAAGAACTGCCGTTCGAAGACAGTGTCCTACAGGGTGTCGTACAACATGACTTCCACTCTTTGAGCTGGAATTTCTACCACTTTCAGCATGGTCGGTGGACGTTATATACCGAGATGGGGACTCCCTATAGCAGACTTCACATGGTTACCCGTCCCTTGGCTGTGCAACAGTTTACAAAAACAGCCAAGTTACAGCGGTTTATTCAGTTCTGCAGGGCGAATCTCGAAGGTGGCAGGGTTATCTCGGTTACCCAGGTCCCTTTCGACCGGCTAGTCAAGCTTGTACTAGACAACCATGGCAAGCGTATCAACCTGTATCTGCGTTTTTACAGTGGCCCTGGAGCGAACATCATTGCCACCGATGAGAACAACGAGATCCTCGACCTGCTCTACCGCAGGCCCGGGAGAGACGAGAAAAGCGGATCGCAGTTCATTCTCCCGCCGGAAAAAACCGAAGACCTAAAGGATTTTTCGGTAAGGGAACGGGTTGAAGGTTCCTTTAACCGCCAAATTGAGGATGAGTACTCAAAAAGCAGCAATGAGGAAACCCTCCATCAAGTCCTGAACAAGGTTACCGTCAAAGGGGACCGGCTGTTGAAACAACTGGAAGCAACGGCAAACTCGTTGAAACGCAAGATGCTAGAAAATGGGAAATTCGAAACCTATAAGCTTTATGGCGATCTGCTCTCTTCAAATATCCATTTACTCAAGCCTCATGCGGAAACGATAACCCTGGAAGACTGGACCACGAAAAAACCTTTGACTATCGCCCTTGAACCAAAGCTTTCCCCCAATGCAAATATCACTCTTTTCTATGATCGGTACCAGAAGGCAAAAGGTACATATGAGAATGCCAAGGCTGAATACGAGAAAGCCCGCCAGGAACTGGAAACCACTCGTGAAAAATATGAGCAGATCCTTACGCTCACCGGCAATGAGACCAAGGATATCCAACGGTTGAAACGGGAGCTTGGCAGTGAGACAGCGGACAAACCGACAGTAGTACCCTCGGTAGGGCTTACGATCAAGAGTGGGCTATATACGTTGCTCGTGGGTAGGAATGCCAAGGAAAACGAAGAGTTGCTTCGCCATTATGCGAAGGGTAACGATTATTGGATGCATACCCGCGATTGCCCCGGAGGCTATGTCTTTATCAAGTACCTCAAGGGAAAAACCGTTCCCCTGGAGGTTCTCCTCGATGCAGGCAATCTGGCTTTGGTATTCAGCAAGGCAAAGAAAGACGGCAAGGCCGACTTGTATTATACGCAGGTAAAATACCTGAGGAAACCAAAAGGGGCAAAAGCCGGTCTTGTTTTGCCAACCCAGGAAAAAAATCTTTCGGTTGTACTGGACGAGGGACGGCTTGCACGATTACTTTTAGAGGATGAACATGCATAA
- a CDS encoding FecCD family ABC transporter permease has protein sequence MHTLKTLSFDNTPFWGSTALLALLFLSSLCLGSTNISGNQLLEILFHQDQTSTAFRIVRFVRFPRTLAALLCGMALAVSGYLLQTALHNPLASVNIIGVNAGSLFATVLFSALFPHLVSYTLFASFLGALVSVLLVYFLTKTTKASRTTILLAGVALSSFFSACSDTVITLFPDTQMQRTDFLIGSFSFVTENQLRFCAWFILGSIAISLILQKNLHMLLLGDETAKSLGVPIERVRFASLFLSALLAGSVVSMCGLIGFIALIVPHLVRMLLGTKRSSMIPFCAICGAIMAIGCDILSRILFAPYEIPVGIVLSFVGSPFFLYLLFDRKRRSILA, from the coding sequence ATGCATACCTTGAAAACATTATCTTTTGACAACACGCCTTTTTGGGGTTCCACCGCTCTATTGGCCTTGTTGTTCCTCTCCAGCCTTTGCCTGGGCTCAACGAATATATCAGGAAACCAACTTTTGGAAATCCTCTTCCACCAAGACCAAACCTCCACAGCTTTCAGGATTGTAAGATTTGTACGTTTTCCCAGAACCCTTGCAGCCTTGCTGTGTGGAATGGCCCTCGCTGTGAGTGGATATCTATTGCAGACAGCCTTGCACAATCCCTTGGCTAGTGTGAATATCATCGGGGTGAATGCCGGTTCCCTGTTTGCAACGGTTCTGTTTTCAGCCTTGTTCCCCCATCTCGTAAGCTATACGCTATTTGCTTCCTTTCTGGGAGCCTTGGTTTCGGTTTTGCTAGTATACTTTCTTACAAAAACTACAAAAGCCTCCCGCACGACCATACTCCTTGCAGGGGTTGCTCTCTCGAGTTTCTTTTCTGCCTGCAGTGATACTGTTATCACCCTTTTCCCGGACACCCAGATGCAGAGAACTGACTTTCTCATAGGCTCATTTTCCTTTGTTACCGAAAACCAGTTACGTTTTTGTGCTTGGTTCATCCTTGGAAGCATTGCCATTTCGCTAATACTCCAGAAGAACTTGCACATGTTGCTTTTAGGTGATGAGACGGCAAAGTCTTTGGGAGTACCTATTGAGAGAGTGCGCTTCGCCTCACTATTTCTGTCAGCCCTCCTTGCCGGCAGCGTGGTAAGCATGTGTGGCCTGATCGGATTCATTGCCCTTATAGTCCCCCACCTGGTCAGGATGTTGCTTGGTACCAAACGAAGTTCAATGATACCTTTCTGCGCAATTTGCGGAGCCATTATGGCAATAGGATGCGATATCCTTTCGCGGATTCTGTTTGCCCCCTATGAAATCCCTGTGGGAATCGTACTTTCCTTTGTGGGAAGCCCCTTCTTTCTGTATTTGCTGTTCGATAGAAAAAGGAGATCGATCCTTGCTTAG